A window from Fusobacterium sp. JB019 encodes these proteins:
- a CDS encoding acyl-CoA dehydrogenase family protein, producing MAYIISDDAKDLLEDVKDFCENEVKEQCKEYDKSGEWPKEMYDKAIEMQLHMLEVPEEYGGMGLSRIDVAALMEEMAIADAGFATTISASGLGMKPVLIAGNEEQKKRVCDLVIEGGFGAFCLTEPAAGSDASAGKTTAVKDGDEYVLNGRKCFITNAGVASFYCVTAMTDKTKGVKGISMFLIEAGTPGLSTGNHENKMGIRTSNTCDVVFEDCRVPASALIGVEGKGFGIAMKTLDQARTWMGCIATGIAQRGIDEAIAYGKERIQFGKPVIKNQAMQFKIADMEIKTETARQMVAHALTLMDMGLPYAKESAIAKCYAGDIAMEVASEAIQVFGGYGYSREYPVEKLIRDAKIFQIFEGTNEIQRIVIANNIIGRI from the coding sequence ATGGCTTATATAATTTCAGATGATGCTAAAGATTTATTAGAAGATGTTAAGGATTTTTGTGAAAATGAAGTAAAAGAACAATGTAAAGAATATGATAAAAGTGGAGAATGGCCAAAAGAGATGTATGATAAGGCAATTGAAATGCAACTACATATGTTAGAAGTTCCAGAAGAATATGGTGGAATGGGACTTAGCAGAATAGATGTAGCTGCTTTAATGGAGGAGATGGCAATTGCAGATGCAGGTTTTGCAACAACAATATCAGCTAGTGGATTAGGAATGAAACCAGTATTAATTGCAGGAAATGAAGAACAAAAGAAAAGAGTTTGTGATTTGGTTATCGAAGGTGGTTTTGGAGCTTTTTGTTTAACAGAACCAGCTGCAGGATCTGATGCAAGCGCAGGTAAAACTACAGCAGTTAAAGATGGAGATGAATATGTACTTAATGGAAGAAAATGTTTTATTACTAATGCAGGAGTAGCTTCTTTTTATTGTGTAACTGCAATGACAGATAAAACAAAAGGAGTTAAAGGAATTTCAATGTTTTTAATTGAAGCAGGAACTCCAGGATTAAGTACAGGAAATCATGAAAATAAAATGGGAATAAGAACTTCTAATACTTGTGATGTTGTATTTGAGGATTGTAGAGTACCAGCATCAGCTTTAATAGGAGTCGAAGGAAAAGGATTTGGAATAGCAATGAAAACTCTAGATCAAGCTAGAACTTGGATGGGTTGTATTGCAACAGGAATAGCTCAAAGAGGTATAGATGAAGCTATAGCTTATGGAAAAGAAAGAATTCAATTTGGGAAACCAGTTATAAAAAATCAAGCTATGCAGTTTAAGATAGCAGATATGGAAATAAAAACAGAAACAGCTCGTCAAATGGTAGCTCATGCATTAACATTAATGGATATGGGTCTTCCTTATGCTAAAGAATCTGCAATAGCTAAATGTTATGCAGGAGATATAGCAATGGAGGTTGCTTCAGAAGCTATACAAGTATTTGGAGGATATGGATATAGTAGAGAATATCCAGTGGAAAAATTAATAAGAGATGCTAAAATTTTCCAAATTTTTGAAGGAACAAACGAAATTCAAAGAATAGTAATAGCAAATAATATAATAGGAAGAATTTAA